Proteins found in one Neofelis nebulosa isolate mNeoNeb1 chromosome 3, mNeoNeb1.pri, whole genome shotgun sequence genomic segment:
- the NIPAL1 gene encoding magnesium transporter NIPA3, which produces MGAQVRLPPGEPCREGYMLSLVCANSSQAWCEITNVSRLLASPVLYRDLNSSYRDLNSSISNLIISANVENRYSLYVGLMLAVSSSIFIGSSFILKKKGLLQLAKKGITRAGQGGHSYLKEWLWWAGLLSMGAGEAANFAAYAFAPATLVTPLGALSVLVSAILSSYFLNEQLNIHGKIGCILSILGSTVMVIHAPQEEEVTSLHEMEMKLRDPGFISFAVIITVISLVLILIVAPRKGQTNILVYISICSLIGAFSVSSVKGLGIAIKELLEWKPVYKHPLVFVLLGVLVLSVTTQINYLNKALDTFNTSLVTPIYYVFFTSMVVTCSAILFQEWYGMKAGDIIGTLSGFFTIINGIFLLHAFKNTDITWNDLTSTTQKEVLSLNGSEDKYVLLEHTEYSTPGYNDDITLFSRIDDQSL; this is translated from the exons ATGGGGGCACAGGTGAGGCTGCCGCCTGGAGAGCCCTGCCGGGAAG gctACATGCTATCTCTAGTCTGTGCAAACTCCTCCCAGGCCTGGTGTGAGATCACAAATGTGTCACGACTGCTGGCTTCTCCTGTCCTCTACAGGGACCTGAATTCCAGCTACAGGGACCTGAATTCCAGCATAAGCAACCTGATCATTTCTGCAAATGTAGAAAACAGATACAGTCTGTATGTAGGCCTAATGCTGGCAGTAAGTTCTAGTATTTTTATTGGCTCCAGCTTCATACTGAAAAAGAAGGGCCTCTTGCAACTGGCAAAGAAGGGCATTACCAGAGCTG GACAAGGTGGACATTCTTACCTCAAGGAATGGCTCTGGTGGGCAGGATTACTCTCAA TGGGAGCCGGAGAAGCGGCGAATTTTGCAGCTTATGCTTTTGCACCGGCCACCTTGGTCACCCCGCTGGGTGCTCTGAGTGTGCTCGTAAG TGCAATATtgtcttcctattttttaaatgagcaactGAACATTCATGGCAAAATAGGCTGCATATTAAGTATATTGGGGTCAACTGTGATGGTTATCCATGCCCCACAAGAAGAGGAAGTCACTTCTTTgcatgaaatggaaatgaaattgaGAGACCCAG gatttatttcctttgctgtgatcATAACTGTGATCTCGTTGGTGCTGATTTTGATCGTGGCTCCCAGGAAGGGACAGACCAATATATTGGTCTACATTTCAATCTGTTCATTGATTGGagcattttcagtttcttctgtcAAGGGCCTGGGAATTGCCATTAAGGAACTATTGGAATGGAAGCCAGTTTATAAGCACCCACTGGTCTTTGTTTTGTTAGGTGTACTCGTGCTTTCAGTGACGACACAGATTAACTATCTCAACAAGGCACTGGACACCTTTAACACATCTCTCGTGACTCCCATTTATTATGTGTTCTTCACGTCCATGGTAGTAACTTGCTCCGCCATCTTATTCCAAGAATGGTATGGCATGAAAGCTGGAGATATCATCGGGACCCTGAGTGGGTTCTTCACCATCATCAATGGCATCTTTCTTctacatgcttttaaaaacactgaCATTACCTGGAATGACCTGACATCCACCACACAGAAAGAAGTCCTCTCGCTGAATGGCAGTGAAGACAAATACGTCTTACTGGAGCACACAGAATATTCAACCCCAGGATACAATGATGACATTACTTTGTTTAGCAGGATTGACGATCAAAGTCTCTAG